The following proteins are co-located in the Palaemon carinicauda isolate YSFRI2023 chromosome 3, ASM3689809v2, whole genome shotgun sequence genome:
- the LOC137637618 gene encoding uncharacterized protein, whose protein sequence is MFTRAVNLKICVDMSVKEFLRSFMLHTFDYGLPQFCVSDLGTQIVAGGNIIMDFLKDPETQMHFDEAGVQSIKFDRYFKGCSQMGSLVEICIKMVKHLINKSIGTNVLEFRDFEFVVSQTCHLVNRRPIAFKEALRDSSNEPVPHPITPERLIHGYDLLSINVIPDLQPDPEIDLEYILGTTPSERIKNNYQKLNAIRKNLIDNYHSEFLATLIKQAVDKKDRYRPCHHKHLNVGDIVLIKETHVKPLNYPMGKITEVIKNTSGEVTNAIVLKGKTNELVKRHITSLIPLLKPDIAEEINPSVNEELDAKPKFRGRSRRRAAVESEKRTRHVLQD, encoded by the coding sequence atgtttactcgagcagtcaatttgaagatttgcgtggatatgtctgttaaagaattccttcgctcttttatgcttcacacgtttgattatggattgccacagttttgtgtaagtgacttaggcacacagatagtagcaggaggtaacatcataatggattttcttaaagatcctgaaacccagatgcattttgatgaggctggtgtacaatcgataaaatttgatcggtattttaaaggctgcagtcagatgggttctttggtagagatatgtataaagatggtcaaacatttgataaataagtccattggtacaaatgttctagaatttagagattttgaatttgttgttagtcaaacttgtcacttggtgaataggcgaccaattgcttttaaagaggcattaagggattcgagcaacgagcctgttcctcaccctatcactccggaaaggcttattcatggctatgatctcttatccatcaatgtcattcctgatctacagcctgatcctgagattgatcttgaatacattcttggtaccaccccgtcagaaaggataaagaataattatcaaaaactgaatgcaatcagaaaaaatctcatagacaattatcattcggagtttttagctaccctaataaaacaggcagttgataagaaggaccgatatcgtccttgtcatcataagcatcttaatgtaggtgatattgtcttaatcaaagagactcatgtaaaaccccttaactatcctatgggaaaaattacagaggtaattaagaatacaagtggtgaggtgactaatgctatcgttttgaaaggtaaaacaaatgagctggtgaaaaggcatataaccagtctcatccctcttttaaaacccgatattgctgaagagatcaatccttcagttaatgaggaattagatgccaaacctaaatttagaggaaggtcaaggagaagggcagcagtcgagtcagagaaaaggactaggcatgtgctccaagactga